Part of the Imperialibacter roseus genome, GTTTCTTCGGCGTGATTCACAATGTCTACCTTCAACTCGGTGGACATTTCTTTCAGAACTTGTTCGACTTTTCCAGTATAAAGCTTGTTGCTCAGTTTTAGGTCGCTAAGTGGACGCTGTGCTGAGGCAAGTGAGTAGATGGAAGCAAGAACGCAGATTAGTAGCGCTTTCCTCATAGACATGAATCAGGTTTTGTGTAGTAAAAAAATGATGTATCGATTTGAGAGAGTTACTAAATCACAACCCGCAGCAAATTCTACGACCATTTTGGAAATCTACCGCCTTGGGATCGCCAAAAAGCCAAATTTTTAATATTACAAACCCTTGTTGTCTGGAATAATTAAGATGTGTCAATTTCCTGAAAATTAACGAGACAGCTGAAAGTATTCAACGAGTACAGTTGGCAAAGCAGCATACGAAGCTTTTGTCTCAATAACTGACTTGTTCTCACGCCTGATTGTGAAGAGCGGTAGATTTGATTGAGACAACAGAAGTCGTGTATAAGCTCGCTGATGAGTCCTAAGCAAGCTGATGGAACGAGAGTAATGCGTAATTCATAAAATAAAAAACCGGGCGTCTCCACCCGGTTTCCATTATCCTCTTAAGCCTCGAAGCCTCATCTCAAATCAGCCATCTCAAATTTATAATCCCTTAAGCGCCTCTTCCAAACTCTTGATCTTTCCTTCGGCATCTGCCATCTTCTGCTTTTCCATGGCCACTACCTGCTCGGGTGCACCGGCCACAAAGCGCTCATTGCTGAGCTTCTTCATTACTGAAGCCAGAAAGCCTTTGGTGTAGGCCAGCTCTTCTTCCATTTTCTTGCGTTCGGCTTCTACATCAATTTTCTCACTCATAGGGATGTAGAACTCATCACCTTTAATAACAAACTGTGTGGCGTTATCCACTTTGTCGGAAGTAAAGCTTACTGAACTCAAATTGCCCAGCTTTTGCATGATGGGCATAAAGGATTCATACAATCCTTTCTTTTCTGTATTAATCAACAGATCAAGCGCTTCTTTTGGAGAAAGGCCTTTGGCGTTTCTCGTGTTACGACACTGGCCAACTGCCTCAAAAGCCCAGCTAGCCTGCTCCAAAAGCTCCGCATCAAAAGACTTTTTCTCTGGCCACTCAGCAACGATGATGCAGTCTTTGTCACCTCTCTCCTTCATCGCATGCCAAAGCTCTTCGGTGAGAAAAGGCATAAATGGGTGAAGCACCTTCATCAGGTCTTCAAACAGCCTGATAGTCGCATCGTAAGTAGCTCTGTCAATCGGTGCCTGGTAGGCAGGCTTGATCATTTCGAGGTACCAGCTGCAGTAGTCATCCCAAATGAGCTTGTAAACAGTCATTAGTGCATCGCTCATGCGGAACTTTTCGAAATGATCTTCCAGCTCCACAAGAGCCTGATTGAAACGACTCTCGAACCAACGGATGGCCATTTCGTTGTCCTTGCCCGAAAGGCTGTCATCTATTTCCCAGCCACTTACCAGGCGGTAGGCGTTCCAAATCTTGTTGGAGAAGTTGCGGCCCTGCTCCACCAGCTTTTCGTCAAACAACAGGTCGTTGCCTGCCGGCGAGCTGAAAAGCATGCCGGTGCGCACCCCGTCGGCGCCGAAGTCACGGATGAGGTCGAGCGGGTCGGGCGAGTTGCCCAGCGACTTCGACATTTTTCGGCGCTGCTTGTCACGCACAATGCCTGTGAGGTACACATCTTTAAACGGACGTTGATCAGTATACTCATAGCCTGCAATGATCATACGGGCCACCCAAAAGAACAGGATTTCCGGAGCTGTAACCAGCGTGTCGGTAGGGTAGAAGTAGCCTAGGTCTTTGGTTTTTGATAAGTCGATTTTGCCTGTTGCCTTGTCGAAGCTTTCGTCGGCAAAGCCGCCAAAGGTCTCAGTAGGCCACAACCAACTCGACGCCCAGGTGTCCAGTACATCGGAGTCTTGCTTCAGCTCTTCAGCCTTCATTGCAGCATTGCCACTTGCCTTTCTGGCCATTTCCAAAGCTTCTTCCATGGTTTCGGCTACCACAAAGTCATTTTCACCTTCGCCGTAATAGTAAGCGGGAATGCGGTGACCCCACCAAAGCTGCCGACTGATACACCAGTCACGCACGTTTTCCATCCAGTACGCATAGGTGTTCTTGAACTTGTTGGGATGCAGTTTCACCTCATCGTCCATCACCGCTTTGTAAGCACGGGTGGAAATATCTTTCATTTTAATGAACCACTGTAGCGAAAGCTTGGGTTCCACCACGGTGTTGGTTCTCTCGGAGCGACCTATTCTGGTAACGAACTCCTCTGACCCAACAAGGATGCCAGCAGCGTCGAGGTCTTTTACGACCATTTTCCTTACCACAAAGCGATCTCTGCCTACATAAGCAGGCACTTCACACTTTTCGTTCAATGTGCCGTCGAGGTCGATGGTGTCGATTACCTGCAGGTTGTGGCGCTGTCCAATCTCGTAGTCATTGGGGTCATGGGCAGGTGTTACTTTCAGGCAGCCGGTACCAAACTCCTTGTCAACGTAGTCGTCGGCAATGATCGGAATTTCCCTATTGATAAAAGGCACAAGGGCATGCTTGCCGATCAAATGCCTGTAACGCTCATCTGTTGGGTTGACAGCAATGGCAGTGTCACCCATAATGGTTTCTGGCCGCTGCGTCGCAATGACTACAAACTCATCGGGGGGGCCTTTGATGGCATATTTTACAGAGTAAAGCAGCGACTTCTCGCCGTCCTCCTTGTAGATTACTTCTTCGTTGGAAAGGGCAGTTTTGGCTTCGCAGTCCCAGTTGATCATGCGCAGGCCACGGTATATGTAACCCTTCTTGTGCAGGTCAACGAATACCCGGATTACCGCTTTATAGTAGTCGGGGTCCATGGTGAATGCCGTACGATCCCAGTCGCAGCTGGCACCCAGCTTTTTGAGCTGCTCCAGGATGATGCCGCCGTATTTTTCTTTCCATTCCCAGGCATACTTCATGAACTCGTCTCTGCCGATCTCCGATTTCTTGATGCCTTTTTCACGCAGCATGGCTACCACCTTGGCTTCCGTAGCGATAGAGGCATGGTCGGTGCCCGGTACCCAGCAAGCCTCAAAGCCCTGCATACGGGCCTTACGGATGAGTATGTCCTGAATCGTGTTATTGAGCATATGGCCCATGTGCAATACGCCGGTGACGTTTGGTGGAGGGATGACGATTGTGTAAGGTTTCTTGTCCGGATTGGGTGTGGCTTTGAAAAAACCTTGTTCCATCCAGTGCTTGTACCATTTGTCCTCTACCTGAGTCGGGTCGTATTTGGTAGCCAGTGCCATAAAGTGTCTGTATCTTCTTTTGTTGAAATTCGAGGGGCAAAAGTAATCAAAATCTGAAAGAATGAGGGTGTGACTCCCCCTGCTTTGTTAAACTTTCGAAGTTTATGGAGATTAGTGTTATCGACTTATATTATTCCAGATGACTATGATAAACTTAATGCGGAAAGTATTGGTGATAGCCTTTTTGGTTTGCGACATTTTGGTGTACGCTCAGTCAGGTAATCACGGCGCTGAGAAGGCTGCCTGGATGAAGGCTGTGACGTCAGAGGAAGTCGACCTCGGCAAGAAATATACAGACAAGGCCATTGTGGTGCATGCTGATAGTGAGGGATTGAAAACCATAGATGTAGATAACATTTCCGACTTCTATAAAAACCGAAGGTGGGAAAGGGTGGAGTCATTGACTTCTATTGCAGCCTTTAACGCTAGTACGCACATTGGCTATGAGATAATCACTTTTAGAGCTAACAATGAAAACTATATTCAACTTGTCATCTGGAACCAAAAGGAGGGTAGGCCACTGAGGGAACTTGAAGTACTTGCGAAGTCTGAAAGCGAAGACAATGTAGGCCACGAGGCGATCGATGCGGCAAGAGACGAGTGGATTCGGGTTTGTAATGAGCACGATCCTTTGAAGTTGGTAGCCGAGCGGTATATGCCCGACGCTTTGTACTATAATCATAAACCGTTGGTTGTGGGCACTGAAGCGATAGCAAAACAATACGGATATATGGGTAACTCCAGCTACCAATTGAACCTGACGCCGCTGGTAACTAAAATGGCGACCTCAGACCTGGCATTTGAAATTGGGCAGTGCTCGGGGAGTTACCAGGGGAAATATCTGTTGGTTTGGCGCAAGAGTGCGAAGAATGGCTGGCAGGTAGCGTTCGACTCGAATATTTGAGTTCTGATAATTAATGGGTTAACTTAGGCTGAGGAGCTTTTTGAATCCAGACGTGCCCTCCTGCTGGAAGCCTGGCGATGTTAATGTGTATAGTGGTCGCCACCTGGGCACTTAATTCATTGGGCTAAAATTTTCAAAACAAGAAATCCAATTGAAGGTTTCTTCACGTAAGTAGCTTCATAATGTTTCTTTGAACATTAGTAACCTTACAAAAACGAATTAATTAACAACTAAAATGGAATTAACTGCAACAGCACCTTCAACCTCTGGCGAAATTCAATGGAAGCAACTATGGAGCCTCGTAGCCCTTTATGCATCGGTCATTATCGGCTGGATTGCCTACTACAACTACCAGCCAATACTCCTTCATAAATACAATTTTACTGACCTCACTCTATTTCTTTTTATAGCTCAGGGTATTATTATGGTGGTTACCCCACCTATTGCCGGACTTTTGGGTGACCGGTTCAGAAAATCAAAGGGCAACAGACTTCCGATCATTAGTGCTGGTATCAGTGCTGCGGCCATGGTTTTTATGTCTGTGGCATTTACGCTGATCATGGATCCGGGAGAAACCTTTAAATGGATACTTCCTATCCTTATTGTATTCTGGCTGGCCTCCATGAGTATTTTCACCAGCCCTGCTATTTCTACGATTGACCTGTTTGCCCCATCAAATAAATTACCAAGGGCGATGGCCATTATCACTATTGTGTATGGTGCGTTGTATGCTCTCGAGCCAGTGATTGTCGATCTGGTGGATTTCCTGGGAGCGCCAATTACTTTCGTTGTTGGAGGCATAATTACAGCCGGTTCAGGCTTCTTGATGAAAAAGAACATGGGCAATAGCCTGGACGGTATTGTGACTGACGTAAAGAAAGAGGACACAAAGAAATCTGACTATACTTATGCATTTATTGTCGGTTTGGCTTTTGGGGTGTCCACTACGATTCTTTTCAACTTGTTTCCAGGTTGGTTGGAGCCTAAAATAGGACACGTATTTGACGTAAGCAGTAGTGTGATTATTTCCATAGTGCTCTTCCTCTCAGCTGTATTCTCACTGCCGATAAGCCGAATGGTTGAAAAACGTCCAATTTACATTTCGTTGTTGATTAGTATCATAGCCATCTTTGCTATCATCTACGCCATTTACTTTGTAGAAAACTCATACGTAACCATCGTATTGCTTTTACTTTTCTCCTTCTTCTACAGCATGGTATCTGTATGTGGTCTTCCGGTGGCTTTGAGCGTGATCAACGACAAGAACAAAGTGTTTGGTGTGGGCATCTTCTTTAGCGGCTTTGAATTGCCCAACGGAATTCTCGAAGCGGTACTGGTGGCTCAGGGACTTTACTAATTAAGATTCCTTGATCATTCTTTTAACTTTGCTGTAGTTGAAAGAACAAGACCCAAAGATGATTATAACAGCAAACGAACCCTCATTAAAATCATGGGTAGAAGTCAGGCCAGGGTCTGACTTCCCCATTCAAAACCTTCCCTTCGGTATTTTTCAAACAGCGGACACCCAGCCAAGAGTTGGTGTGGCCATCGGAGACTATGTGCTTGACCTCAAAATGCTGGCCCACGAAGGGTTTCTGGAGGCGCTTCATATACCGGAATCGGTGTTCGCCCAACCCTACCTGAATGAATTGATGGCCTACGGAAAGGAAAAGATCACTGAGGTGAGGAACAGAATAGCCGACCTTCTCAATGTTGAAAATGAAGATCTCCAGGATGAGGAGGATTTGCTGGCTGACCTGCTGGTGCCGATGAAAGAGGCGAAAATGCTCATGCCGGTGCTGGTGCGGGACTACACCGATTTCTACTCCAGCAAAGAGCACGCCACCAATGTAGGCACCATGTTTCGTGATCCGGCTAATGCCTTGCTGCCTAACTGGAAGCACTTGCCCGTGGGCTATCATGGCAGGGCGTCGTCCATCATTGTCAGCGGGGAACCTATACGTCGGCCGAAAGGGCAGCGAAAAGATGGCGACAAAGACCAGCCGGTGTTTGGGCCGAGTGGGCGCCTCGACTTCGAATTAGAAATGGCATTTATCACCTGCAAAGAGAACAAGCTGGGTGAAAGCATTTCTACATCGGAAGCTGATGACTACATTTTCGGCTTTGTACTTTTCAACGATTGGTCGGCCAGGGACATGCAAGCCTGGGAGTATGTGCCGCTCGGGCCGTTTCTTGCCAAAAATTTTGCGTCGTCTGTGTCGCCGTGGGTGGTGACCCTCGATGCACTGAAGCCATTTAGAGTGGCGGGCCCAACGCAGGAACCGGAAGTTTTGCCTTACCTGAAGGCCGAAGGTCTCAACAACTTTGATATCAACCTCGAAGTGGGGATTCAGCCAAAAGGAGGTGCCGAGAAAGTGGTGTGCCGATCCAACTTCAAACACATGTACTGGAACATCCGCCAGCAGCTAGCCCACCATACTATCAACGGATGCAATATCAATGTTGGCGATATGTATGCTTCCGGCACCATCAGTGGCCCAACGCCAGACAGCTATGGTTCCATGCTGGAGCTCGCCTGGAAAGGAACGAAGCCCATTCCAATGCCTGACGGAACGAATCGTAGCTTCCTTCAGGATGGCGACACGGTAACCATGCGTGGCTTTGCAGAAAAAGATGGGATAAGAATTGGTTTTGGTGAAGTAAAGGCTGAAATTTTACCAGCTACTTAAACACTTTGCCCTATGAAATCCATTTTTCTTACGCTTATGCTTGCAGGTTTTTTTATGGTTAAGGCCCAACCAATCAAAGTGGCCTGTGTTGGTGATAGTATCACCGAAGGTCACGGCATTGACGAGGAAGACAAGCGATACCCGCAAGTACTGGGCCAGCTGCTTGGTGCTGATTATGAGGTTAGAAATTACGGCATCAGCGGAAGAACACTATTAAAACAAGGGGACTTTCCCTATTGGAACGAACCGAAGTACAAAGAGGTGTTGGCGTGGCAGCCTGACATCGTTGTCATCAAGCTTGGCACGAACGACAGCAAGCCACAAAACTGGAAATACAAGGGAGACTTTATTGACGAGTACCTGGAGTTTATCCAGTCATTTGCTTCGTTGCCCAGCCAGCCAAAAATCTACATTTGCCTGCCGGTGCCGGTTTACAAAGATGCTTTTGACATTACCGAGGAAGTAGTAAAAGGAGGTGTGATTCCCAGAGTGGAGCAAACGGCAAAAGAGACCAAATTGAAAACGATTGACCTTTACAAGGCGTTGTCGGGGCATCCCGAAATGTTTCCTGACGGAGTGCATCCCAATGCCGCCGGAGCAAGCCTGATAGCCGAAGCTGTTTACAAGAAAATCAAATAACATGGATCAGCTGATGACCATTGACCCGAAGGATATAAGCGTTCCGGCTTTGCACGGGCTTATGCAGGGAGTGGTAGCCCCGAGGCCTATAGCATTTGCCAGCACAGTTGATAAAGATGGAAAGGTCAATCTCAGCCCTTTCAGCTTTTTCAATATGTTTAGTTCCAACCCACCCATTCTTATTTTTTCTCCATCAAGAAGGGTGCGGGACAATTCCACCAAACACACATTGGACAATGTGCACGAACATGGTGAAGTGGTGATCAATATTGTGAACTATGCCATGGTGCAGCAAATGTCGCTATCGAGCACGGAATATGAGAAAGGTGTCAATGAGTTTATCAAGGCTGGGTTTACGGAAGTTCCTTCAGAAAAAGTGAAGCCGCCGAGGGTAGGGGAGTCGCCAGCAGCTTTTGAATGTAAGGTGAAGCAAATCATTCCTCTCGGAGACCAGGGCGGTGCTGGCAATCTTGTGATTTGTGAGGTGTTGCTCATACATTTCAAAAAAGAAATACTTGACGAACAGGGGAGAGTGGATACAGAAAAGGTAGACACCGTTGCTCGCATGGGAGGCAACTGGTATTGCAGAGCCCACGGGGAGGCGTTATTTGAAGTTCCAAAACCCCTGGAGACCAAAGGCATTGGGGTGGATCAGCTACCTGAGCGTATAAGGCTAAGTAATGTGCTTACTGGCAACGATTTGGGCATGTTAGGTAATGTGGAGCACCTGCCAAGCGATGCAGAGGTAAGAGAGTACCATAAGCACGAGAAGGTACAACTGCTGGTAGCGGAATACGAAAATGACCCAACTGGTTTTGAGGAGGCACTGCATCAGCTCGCCCAGCAATACCTGCATGATGGGTATGTGGAGATAGCGTGGAAGATTTTGTTGCAGATTTAGAAAGAGCGGAGAAAAGGAAAGCCGCCCCTTCCGGAACGGCCTTGCCTACTACTACATCCTACTTAAACTACTTGTTATTCAGTAAACTCTTAGCAGCCAGGATGCTTCAGTCAAGCAGTTCGTAGGCTATCTGCGGTTTCCCACGCTCGCCTCCCTGCATCAATGCAGTAAATTTCAGTTTGTAGTAGTTGCCACTTGTGTCTTTGATCACGTAGAACCTGTCCTCATATACACCCGGCTGACTTCCACCAGGCCCACCTGTTACTCGCCAGGTCGAGCCGATAGCAGTCTGGCTTTCACTGAATTCCAGGCTGGCTATGTCGCTGCTGCTGAAGCTCTCGTAGCTTTTAGTTTCCGTTACCACCATGGCCGTTTCTACTCCGGCTGTATTTTGCAATACGATGTCCTGGAAATAGTAAGGGATAGCGCCGCCGCCAAAATTGGTGGAATTCATAAAGCCAGTCCAGGCAATGTCCCACTTGTCTTTGGCTGGCTCTACGTCCACAACGCCGTCCTCAAAGTGAGCATAGACAAACTGTTGAGCTTCTACTTTGTCAATTTCCAATTCTGAAAAAGTGGTAGCGGAAATGTCGGCATACTGAAGAAGGTAGCCGTCTGCCGTTTGGCTTATCTTGATTTTCTTCCAGCCTCTTGTTTCGCCTGGAGCGCCAGCAGTAGCGGCAGGCGCTTCCCCCCGGTTGATAATATACACAACATTTTCATCTGCCGTAGCTGAAATTTCCGCAATGGCAGTTTTGTCCAGGTCACCGCTTGGGTCATCGATCCAACCAAAAGCATCGGTAGAAAAAGCATTGATGCTCATGGCTGCTGCAAACCCAACTGTGTCGGTAGCAGTTACTTCTGCGAGATCTGTCTTTTCCAGTGCCTGGGCAAACATGGTAACCGACGAGTTGAGAATAACTTTGAAATCGACTCCTGAGTAGAAGCCGAGATCCCATCCATTGCGGTTCACTGCTGTTTGGCGGTTGGCACTCAGGTCAATGAATACCTTGTTGGAGTAGGTAG contains:
- a CDS encoding valine--tRNA ligase, whose product is MALATKYDPTQVEDKWYKHWMEQGFFKATPNPDKKPYTIVIPPPNVTGVLHMGHMLNNTIQDILIRKARMQGFEACWVPGTDHASIATEAKVVAMLREKGIKKSEIGRDEFMKYAWEWKEKYGGIILEQLKKLGASCDWDRTAFTMDPDYYKAVIRVFVDLHKKGYIYRGLRMINWDCEAKTALSNEEVIYKEDGEKSLLYSVKYAIKGPPDEFVVIATQRPETIMGDTAIAVNPTDERYRHLIGKHALVPFINREIPIIADDYVDKEFGTGCLKVTPAHDPNDYEIGQRHNLQVIDTIDLDGTLNEKCEVPAYVGRDRFVVRKMVVKDLDAAGILVGSEEFVTRIGRSERTNTVVEPKLSLQWFIKMKDISTRAYKAVMDDEVKLHPNKFKNTYAYWMENVRDWCISRQLWWGHRIPAYYYGEGENDFVVAETMEEALEMARKASGNAAMKAEELKQDSDVLDTWASSWLWPTETFGGFADESFDKATGKIDLSKTKDLGYFYPTDTLVTAPEILFFWVARMIIAGYEYTDQRPFKDVYLTGIVRDKQRRKMSKSLGNSPDPLDLIRDFGADGVRTGMLFSSPAGNDLLFDEKLVEQGRNFSNKIWNAYRLVSGWEIDDSLSGKDNEMAIRWFESRFNQALVELEDHFEKFRMSDALMTVYKLIWDDYCSWYLEMIKPAYQAPIDRATYDATIRLFEDLMKVLHPFMPFLTEELWHAMKERGDKDCIIVAEWPEKKSFDAELLEQASWAFEAVGQCRNTRNAKGLSPKEALDLLINTEKKGLYESFMPIMQKLGNLSSVSFTSDKVDNATQFVIKGDEFYIPMSEKIDVEAERKKMEEELAYTKGFLASVMKKLSNERFVAGAPEQVVAMEKQKMADAEGKIKSLEEALKGL
- a CDS encoding YybH family protein, coding for MRKVLVIAFLVCDILVYAQSGNHGAEKAAWMKAVTSEEVDLGKKYTDKAIVVHADSEGLKTIDVDNISDFYKNRRWERVESLTSIAAFNASTHIGYEIITFRANNENYIQLVIWNQKEGRPLRELEVLAKSESEDNVGHEAIDAARDEWIRVCNEHDPLKLVAERYMPDALYYNHKPLVVGTEAIAKQYGYMGNSSYQLNLTPLVTKMATSDLAFEIGQCSGSYQGKYLLVWRKSAKNGWQVAFDSNI
- a CDS encoding MFS transporter, with product MELTATAPSTSGEIQWKQLWSLVALYASVIIGWIAYYNYQPILLHKYNFTDLTLFLFIAQGIIMVVTPPIAGLLGDRFRKSKGNRLPIISAGISAAAMVFMSVAFTLIMDPGETFKWILPILIVFWLASMSIFTSPAISTIDLFAPSNKLPRAMAIITIVYGALYALEPVIVDLVDFLGAPITFVVGGIITAGSGFLMKKNMGNSLDGIVTDVKKEDTKKSDYTYAFIVGLAFGVSTTILFNLFPGWLEPKIGHVFDVSSSVIISIVLFLSAVFSLPISRMVEKRPIYISLLISIIAIFAIIYAIYFVENSYVTIVLLLLFSFFYSMVSVCGLPVALSVINDKNKVFGVGIFFSGFELPNGILEAVLVAQGLY
- the fahA gene encoding fumarylacetoacetase — encoded protein: MIITANEPSLKSWVEVRPGSDFPIQNLPFGIFQTADTQPRVGVAIGDYVLDLKMLAHEGFLEALHIPESVFAQPYLNELMAYGKEKITEVRNRIADLLNVENEDLQDEEDLLADLLVPMKEAKMLMPVLVRDYTDFYSSKEHATNVGTMFRDPANALLPNWKHLPVGYHGRASSIIVSGEPIRRPKGQRKDGDKDQPVFGPSGRLDFELEMAFITCKENKLGESISTSEADDYIFGFVLFNDWSARDMQAWEYVPLGPFLAKNFASSVSPWVVTLDALKPFRVAGPTQEPEVLPYLKAEGLNNFDINLEVGIQPKGGAEKVVCRSNFKHMYWNIRQQLAHHTINGCNINVGDMYASGTISGPTPDSYGSMLELAWKGTKPIPMPDGTNRSFLQDGDTVTMRGFAEKDGIRIGFGEVKAEILPAT
- a CDS encoding GDSL-type esterase/lipase family protein, which produces MKSIFLTLMLAGFFMVKAQPIKVACVGDSITEGHGIDEEDKRYPQVLGQLLGADYEVRNYGISGRTLLKQGDFPYWNEPKYKEVLAWQPDIVVIKLGTNDSKPQNWKYKGDFIDEYLEFIQSFASLPSQPKIYICLPVPVYKDAFDITEEVVKGGVIPRVEQTAKETKLKTIDLYKALSGHPEMFPDGVHPNAAGASLIAEAVYKKIK
- a CDS encoding flavin reductase family protein, with product MDQLMTIDPKDISVPALHGLMQGVVAPRPIAFASTVDKDGKVNLSPFSFFNMFSSNPPILIFSPSRRVRDNSTKHTLDNVHEHGEVVINIVNYAMVQQMSLSSTEYEKGVNEFIKAGFTEVPSEKVKPPRVGESPAAFECKVKQIIPLGDQGGAGNLVICEVLLIHFKKEILDEQGRVDTEKVDTVARMGGNWYCRAHGEALFEVPKPLETKGIGVDQLPERIRLSNVLTGNDLGMLGNVEHLPSDAEVREYHKHEKVQLLVAEYENDPTGFEEALHQLAQQYLHDGYVEIAWKILLQI
- a CDS encoding HmuY family protein, whose translation is MKQTITHWIKAKYFILSICSAAILTACGDDEPALPDNLVNFPSAQQSISEDESELDVVLSFSRGLDVATADITVELAGENIAYGTKFTTTPAASNDAITLTVAEGAEQASFTVSKVDAALFDGDEVITFTLSTSTDGLLPGTTATMTLSFAEILAAQGQIDIEGGGATYSNKVFIDLSANRQTAVNRNGWDLGFYSGVDFKVILNSSVTMFAQALEKTDLAEVTATDTVGFAAAMSINAFSTDAFGWIDDPSGDLDKTAIAEISATADENVVYIINRGEAPAATAGAPGETRGWKKIKISQTADGYLLQYADISATTFSELEIDKVEAQQFVYAHFEDGVVDVEPAKDKWDIAWTGFMNSTNFGGGAIPYYFQDIVLQNTAGVETAMVVTETKSYESFSSSDIASLEFSESQTAIGSTWRVTGGPGGSQPGVYEDRFYVIKDTSGNYYKLKFTALMQGGERGKPQIAYELLD